A region of the Arachis hypogaea cultivar Tifrunner chromosome 15, arahy.Tifrunner.gnm2.J5K5, whole genome shotgun sequence genome:
GAAAGAACTATTCAACAAAATCTCTCAGGTTATGCCTAGAATGAACAAATTTTCCAAGCATAGAATGCAATCCCTCGCATCTAGAGGTTGTGCGAAAGCCTCCAAAAAAACGTCCTCTAATGTGAGCGGTTGCCCACATCTTGCGCCTGGCATAAAGGTCACAAACCCATTCATTGTCATGAAGACCCAAGCTAGACACCAACTTCTCCCATTTCTCTTCAAACTCTGACAGCTCATAATCAAAAAGCATACATTTCTTAAACTCGGACGTAAATGTTGGGTTGCTGAGGTTTGATGTTGCATTCCTTATCAGGTACCAAGCACATAGGTGGTGATAAGCACTGGCAAACACAGTCTCAATGGCCTTTTTCATTGCTCCATGCCCATTGGTAATCACACACCCAGGCTTCTTTCCCTTCATGGCATCTAGAAACTGTTCAAGTAACCACGTATAGGTTGCCTCGTTCTCACTTGCAACAAGTGCAGATGCAAACACAATGGTTTGGTTATGATGATTGACACCGGAAAACACAACTAAAGGGCACATATACTTATTCTTTCGATAAGTCGCATCAAATGCAACCACATCCCCAAACAAATGGTAGTCCAATTGGCTACAATTGTCTGACCAGAAAAGGTGGACCAATCGACCCTCATCATCTGCCAGGTATCGCACGAATATTCCTGGGCTCTCTGCTGCCGTTGATTCCAAATACTTAAGGCAAGCCATGGTATCACCGCCTATGAGCCTCCGTTGCTTGTCTATCTGATTATACATATCTCTTTTCAAAAAGGGCACATTATGAAATCCGCCTGCAGTGTGTACAAATGATGAATAAATCTGAGGAGTTTTAATACCAACTTTCAGCATCATGTTCATCTGATCAATTGCAGCAGAATTCATTTTCCTATGCCCAAGAAGCATAAAAGTTAacatatcatcaagcatctcatgGTTGTGTTCCTCTTGAAAGTAGGTTACAATCCATCTGCCCGTCTCCTCATGTATATGCACACGCATCTCTGCCCCACATCCACATCTAGTTGTAGGCTTTGGTTCCTGTTTGCGTCGAGCAGCGTCATTACCAGAGCACGAGTCTCTAAAACCCTGTCTAAAGCACACAAATGCTTGTTGTGTCACGTCATTGTTCACATTACGTCGTATCCGACTCTTCCGTGCAGAAAAACCATTCATTTTGACATACAAGTTGTAGAAGGAAAAGGCAACCGATCGATCTGGAAAATGAAGCCTTCGAATCTGATATGCAGTTAGCTCTTTAAACTTCATGGTCCGAAGGTCCGCAATCCCGTCAATTAATCTGTTCTCTCAGTTATCATAGAAATTATCCCCACAATATTCATCGGAATCGGAAACACAATCAGGCACATCTTCGAATGTCCTTTCCTGGGGATCTAAATCATGCAACACATTCATTCTTTCACTGTCCAGCGGTGCTTCTTGCTCTGCACAAAAATCTTCTAACCCTAACTGAAACCATATCGGCAGAGACACAAATCAGAGTTTAACAAAATGTCATCAACAACATTGAGCTGCAAAAATATTACTTCGAAAAAGAAATATAGTATCGTTACCATGAAAACCGATAGGACACGACAATGCAATCACAAGGGGGCTACACTCCACAACAAAAATAGAGCATTGCTACCGTAATTAACATTGCACTCCGACTAAGAAGCCATTCTAGGGTTTCGATGAGGAAATTCAGGGGATCACTAGCCCATTCCCAAACCTGACCCGACATTCAAACTCGCAGTGCCGAATCAAGAGGAGACCATGAATTAGCCTCGACAGTGGCctttacttcttttctttctttattttttctttggccctgccttctttttttttaatcttacctATCACATTTCATCACTTTTTTTTACCTAACATTCCACccattaagtgatttcaggccCATATTGGCTTTGTGGTTATGTTTAAGAAATTGTCTTTAAATTTGGGGCAACCTTCTAATATCAATAATTCCAATGGTCAAAACAAAAATACTAGTAAAACATGGGTGAGTTTTAGCCTGGACCTCGCTGATTCAGGTTTCCTATGCGCCTTGTATGGAGTCAAGTGGTGTCACAAGTTGTTGGTGACGCGTGTTACAATTTTTTTGAAATCTGACACATAGTACATATCCCCTCAACCAGTTAATTGCTGAAGAAGTTTTTGGTAAAATAGTGATACATTCCCCACATTTGGGTTTCTATGTAATTACTGAAAATGTGGATATGTGAagttaaatatagaaataatttTTTGTGGATGGACTTTTTTAAGCAATATGATTTGGGCTGGGGCTTATTCTCATTCGTAGGCTAGTAGTTGTTAGCCCATTAGTAGttggataataatttttattcacCTTTATTCAATTTCTGACCCGTTAACACTCTAACCCATTTAGAATTTCAAAATGAAGCCTGAACTAGACAATAACCtcaatctaaaatatatattgtgTGCCTGGTGATGGTTTTATACTGGGTTTGTACTACTTGAGAAATATGGAAGAGTGCATGAAGCGTTTTCTCTTCTTTGCCGTTACAAAGGGCCATGTCTCTGGTGTGTACACTAGCTGGGAGTAGTCCAATGAACAAGTTTTAAACTTCATCCATCCAGAATTTTATTGTTTCAATAGCTATGAACAAGCCACATTATGCTTTAAAGCTAGAATGTATATGATTTCCTCAGAGAAATCTGCGACGTTTGAACTGAGTGGAAACTCACGCAAAGCATCTAGTCAAAAGCTTCCATTGTTATGCGGTGGACCACGTAGGCGTCCTGTTGTGACATGTAAGGactataattaaatttttggCTAAGGTTCCCATCCTTCCTCCTTTATTTTAGATGTaccgttaatttttttttgtttcactgGCAAGGCTTCCGGTAATTCCCAGGGAGGAGTTGAATGGTGACTTTGCCATTGTCAGTGACATGGAAGAGTGGCTGTTGAAGACCTGCTACGAGGCTAGAATTCCTGGTCCTTGTTTCTTCAAACAGGACCGTTTTTTGAGAGATGACGATCCATACTTCAGGTTCACTGTGGTTGTTCCCGGTGACCCATTTGAGATTCCACTTTCTATTAAGGGGCGGTTTTCTTTAAATGAGAAGGCTGCATGAGAGGATGCTGCACTGAAGATGCTAGACCGCGTGGTTGAGTTATCTGGAAAGGATATCCGCGACTTTAATTACTCAAAGGTGAAACTTCTTAATGACTCAAACTCTGCACTTCGTGCTAAGGTTGGTCAGTTGGAGGATGCTTACGAGAAATTCATGGCTAGCTATGAATCTCTTCTAAACGTCCACATTGAAAGACAATCACCTTGAGACCGTTTCGAAATTTAGTTAGTGTTGATaatgtttttatgttttgtttaagaatGTTTTGTTATTTCATAATCGGTTGTTGTTTTAGTATGTTAATTTAAGTGGTGTATGTTTAAAGTAAATATCCCTGTGTTTTTGGTCTGCCGCGATTTTCATTGGAACTTTAAGTAATGTCTTGTTCCAGTTTACAAGCTTTTAATACAAATGAACTATTATCATTTTGTCAACTATAACTCTGACTCTTATGTAAAGATTGTTCTGTAACATTGTGGGTGAAGAGGATTTGTCATTTTGTGTTAGGTGATTTTGCCAGCCATACAGGATAGATTCATTTAATGCCGTTTGAAAGTATGAGAGAAAGTTTGGGTACTTGATAGACATAATAATTGCATTCTTGTTGTTTGAATAGCGGTGGAGAACTTTAATTTATTGGTTTTTTCGTTTTCGTCACCTAATAGAAGTTAATGTAGTGAAGTTAGAATACTTGCTTTTTTGGAGTTTTAGTTTATGCTGGTGCAATTAGTGTTGTTTATTGTTAGTCACGCTAGACAATAATTCAACGCTAAAAATGAATACGTGTTGAAGAAGATGTAGCAACTAGTAAGTCGAACATtggaaataagaaattaaaagttTAGCCCCTTATCAGAGCCAGATAAAGTACAAAAATGCTAATGGCCATGATAACAATAGCAGGACGCGAGTTTCATCTCTCTGACTTTGGTGTGCAGTGGTTCACGTCCCCAAGTCCGGCTACTTCCAGCGTGTGTTGGTGATGCTGAGCTTGTTTTTGCATAGGCATGGGTGCGTCGTCGACCATTGGTGGGGGTGTCAAGGCAGTAGGTGCATGATTAGGAGATAGCAACTGTTCAGAGTCATCGTGTAGTACGGCCTCTCCGTAAACGGAGAGGTTGTCAGTGAATATCTGCCATGCCATGAATGCATCTTAAAAGTTGCTATAGGATTGGTGGAGGTTGCCTGAAAATCCATCAACTTGCAATTGGCAAGCAGGCCAGTTGTCGTAAATTTCAGGCACTCTTCCTTTGAAAACAACATAGAAT
Encoded here:
- the LOC112750686 gene encoding protein FAR1-RELATED SEQUENCE 5-like encodes the protein MKFKELTAYQIRRLHFPDRSVAFSFYNLYVKMNGFSARKSRIRRNVNNDVTQQAFVCFRQGFRDSCSGNDAARRKQEPKPTTRCGCGAEMRVHIHEETGRWIVTYFQEEHNHEMLDDMLTFMLLGHRKMNSAAIDQMNMMLKVGIKTPQIYSSFVHTAGGFHNVPFLKRDMYNQIDKQRRLIGGDTMACLKYLESTAAESPGIFVRYLADDEGRLVHLFWSDNCSQLDYHLFGDVVAFDATYRKNKYMCPLVVFSGVNHHNQTIVFASALVASENEATYTWLLEQFLDAMKGKKPGCVITNGHGAMKKAIETVFASAYHHLCAWYLIRNATSNLSNPTFTSEFKKCMLFDYELSEFEEKWEKLVSSLGLHDNEWVCDLYARRKMWATAHIRGRFFGGFRTTSRCEGLHSMLGKFVHSRHNLRDFVE